From the genome of Acipenser ruthenus chromosome 14, fAciRut3.2 maternal haplotype, whole genome shotgun sequence, one region includes:
- the LOC117419685 gene encoding pleckstrin homology-like domain family A member 1, which yields MLESSVKVLKEGLMEKRSDGLLQLWKKKRCFLTEEGLLLHPPKQHDQQQHQNHHQITASEPGKIKELLFSNMKTVDCVERKGKYVYFTVVMAEGKEIDFRCPQDEGWNAEITLQMVQYKNRQAILAVKSTRQKQQHLIVAHGHNIIKNSLA from the coding sequence ATGTTGGAAAGCAGCGTCAAGGTGCTGAAAGAAGGTCTGATGGAGAAAAGGAGCGATGGTTTGCTTCAGCTATGGAAGAAGAAGCGCTGCTTTCTAACGGAAGAGGGGCTTCTCCTTCACCCACCGAAACAGCACGACCAGCAGCAGCACCAGAACCATCACCAAATCACGGCCAGCGAGCCCGGCAAGATCAAAGAACTGCTCTTTTCCAACATGAAGACGGTGGATTGCGTCGAGAGGAAGGGCAAATACGTTTATTTCACAGTGGTGATGGCAGAGGGCAAAGAGATTGATTTTAGATGCCCCCAAGACGAAGGCTGGAATGCCGAAATCACTTTGCAAATGGTACAGTATAAAAACAGACAGGCTATCCTGGCAGTGAAATCGACCAGACAAAAACAGCAGCACCTGATAGTAGCACACGGGCACAACATCATCAAGAACTCTCTAGCGTGA